The DNA segment NNNNNNNNNNNNNNNNNNNNNNNNNNNNNNNNNNNNNNNNNNNNNNNNNNNNNNNNNNNNNNNNNNNNNNNNNNNNNNNNNNNNNNNNNNNNNNNNNNNNNNNNNNNNNNNNNNNNNNNNNNNNNNNNNNNNNNNNNNNNNNNNNNNNNNNNNNNNNNNNNNNNNNNNNNNNNNNNNNNNNNNNNNNNNNNNNNNNNNNNNNNNNNNNNNNNNNNNNNNNNNNNNNNNNNNNNNNNNNNNNNNNNNNNNNNNNNNNNNNNNNNNNNNNNNNNNNNNNNNNNNNNNNNNNNNNNNNNNNNNNNNNNNNNNNNNNNNNNNNNNNNNNNNNNNNNNNNNNNNNNNNNNNNNNNNNNNNNNNNNNNNNNNNNNNNNNNNNNNNNNNNNNNNNNNNNNNNNNNNNNNNNNNNNNNNNNNNNNNNNNNNNNNNNNNNNNNNNNNNNNNNNNNNNNNNNNNNNNNNNNNNNNNNNNNNNNNNNNNNNNNNNNNNNNNNNNNNNNNNNNNNNNNNNNNNNNNNNNNNNNNNNNNNNNNNNNNNNNNNNNNNNNNNNNNNNNNNNNNNNNNNNNNNNNNNNNNNNNNNNNNNNNNNNNNNNNNNNNNNNNNNNNNNNNNNNNNNNNNNNNNNNNNNNNNNNNNNNNNNNNNNNNNNNNNNNNNNNNNNNNNNNNNNNNNNNNNNNNNNNNNNNNNNNNNNNNNNNNNNNNNNNNNNNNNNNNNNNNNNNNNNNNNNNNNNNNNNNNNNNNNNNNNNNNNNNNNNNNNNNNNNNNNNNNNNNNNNNNNNNNNNNNNNNNNNNNNNNNNNNNNNNNNNNNNNNNNNNNNNNNNNNNNNNNNNNNNNNNNNNNNNNNNNNNNNNNNNNNNNNNNNNNNNNNNNNNNNNNNNNNNNNNNNNNNNNNNNNNNNNNNNNNNNNNNNNNNNNNNNNNNNNNNNNNNNNNNNNNNNNNNNNNNNNNNNNNNNNNNNNNNNNNNNNNNNNNNNNNNNNNNNNNNNNNNNNNNNNNNNNNNNNNNNNNNNNNNNNNNNNNNNNNNNNNNNNNNNNNNNNNNNNNNNNNNNNNNNNNNNNNNNNNNNNNNNNNNNNNNNNNNNNNNNNNNNNNNNNNNNNNNNNNNNNNNNNNNNNNNNNNNNNNNNNNNNNNNNNNNNNNNNNNNNNNNNNNNNNNNNNNNNNNNNNNNNNNNNNNNNNNNNNNNNNNNNNNNNNNNNNNNNNNNNNNNNNNNNNNNNNNNNNNNNNNNNNNNNNNNNNNNNNNNNNNNNNNNNNNNNNNNNNNNNNNNNNNNNNNNNNNNNNNNNNNNNNNNNNNNNNNNNNNNNNNNNNNNNNNNNNNNNNNNNNNNNNNNNNNNNNNNNNNNNNNNNNNNNNNNNNNNNNNNNNNNNNNNNNNNNNNNNNNNNNNNNNNNNNNNNNNNNNNNNNNNNNNNNNNNNNNNNNNNNNNNNNNNNNNNNNNNNNNNNNNNNNNNNNNNNNNNNNNNNNNNNNNNNNNNNNNNNNNNNNNNNNNNNNNNNNNNNNNNNNNNNNNNNNNNNNNNNNNNNNNNNNNNNNNNNNNNNNNNNNNNNNNNNNNNNNNNNNNNNNNNNNNNNNNNNNNNNNNNNNNNNNNNNNNNNNNNNNNNNNNNNNNNNNNNNNNNNNNNNNNNNNNNNNNNNNNNNNNNNNNNNNNNNNNNNNNNNNNNNNNNNNNNNNNNNNNNNNNNNNNNNNNNNNNNNNNNNNNNNNNNNNNNNNNNNNNNNNNNNNNNNNNNNNNNNNNNNNNNNNNNNNNNNNNNNNNNNNNNNNNNNNNNNNNNNNNNNNNNNNNNNNNNNNNNNNNNNNNNNNNNNNNNNNNNNNNNNNNNNNNNNNNNNNNNNNNNNNNNNNNNNNNNNNNNNNNNNNNNNNNNNNNNNNNNNNNNNNNNNNNNNNNNNNNNNNNNNNNNNNNNNNNNNNNaaatgcatatgatgtatgcctgtcctatggctcaTGAGCCTCATTTGtcagttatatagccaacccgacatgtcctggtagttaaccattggacagtccctctgtgcgcgcatccccaagctcaataatattccatggagtcaaactccaagctcaaatataatattccatggagtcactccaagctcaatagtatagtattccatggagtcgaactccaagctcaataatatagtattccatggagacgaactccaagctcaatataatattcaatatttatatatatatgcatgcccatgggggaatccggggagttaaagtgcccggtcacatctTGCGACAGAGGGTCAACAAATAGTCTCAAATACACAAGCCATCTAATAATCTCTTTCCATTTAAAAATAACACTTCAAATCCAAACTTCAATTcttatagaaattttggcaATATCTTCTCTAAGACTCGAATTTCTGCCACCTTTCAAGGGTCCCAACTATCAAACCAAACACCTCTCAGTCATTCAAATCATGTCCAGTAACAAATTATTTCATAATCAAACGAATACCAATATTAAGTCTTTTTCCAAATCGACCAACTTCAACAGCGAATTATTGACAACAGCTAAACCTCACATTTTATACCATATACACAAATCCATCAATTATTCATTCATttcattcctatcttaaggtcttttagcctaagttttcacatgacattaaatattaactacgagaaaccaaaaccataccttcgtacggaatcaaaatattcaaagctctggagaagctttctgactgagctatcgaagaagaaaatatcCAGAATCGTCTATGCCTCCTAAAACTTTCGTTGGCCAAACCCAAAGGAAATAGGAGCTACGTCACTGTCAATTTTCACTAATCAAAAATGGTGCCAACGTGTAGAGGAGGAGGTTACGAATACTCTtaccggattagattttttattggagttacggatTTCAAAAAATTGAAGCCGGAGGTTCCGAAGGATTTACGTTCTCTCTCGGTCTTCTCTCtccgttttctttcttttctttcctctcgCATACGTTaatgatatatatatgattaataCAAATACGCCGCCTTagctttatttatattttatatatactttatGAAAGGGAATTATAATAATAGATTATACTTATATAGAAGGAAGCTAAGaatgaattataataatataatattatattacaaAACTTATATCTATGAAAGTGACCGAGTActctttctttatatatattaacgTAACTTATAATGTTACAATATCTAATTGTGTaacttataatattataaagtTTCCTTAGTAGAACTAGCAATGAATAACGCtagctataataataataataataataataataatatataaagttaATAATATATGCGTTATTAATCTAAATGACATTAGTAACTTAAGAGTGAAAGATATTTAGTGAAACATTAACAAAGCTAAGCTCAACAAAAAGTATTGATATTTACTCATATTAGCAGATATCGAActcgataataatattattaactaaattctatttttaaattaaaatatcaattactcaaattaaaatatagataTAACTTTTATTTCTTATAAATGACTAGAATTAtagttttaattatgtaaaatattttattataaaatatttatatatataagaatatgaatttggttgaattcaaatagttataaaattagttcaactactgataataaaataattttctaaaaatagaaaattctaatttatgaaataaattataacttatttatatttatatttttaaaactgagGGTCgctacattctacccaccttacaaaaattttcgccctcgaaaattgatataaGATGGAAGAGATTCATACTAACTTCCCTTTTTAAACATGTCaaagaaaaaacagaaagattTGACATGTTTAGTTTGCATATCCAGGATATCCTTATGGCTTAAAAGTCTATGCAAGTAAAAGATACAAGATAGGCTCGATGCAAAAGGGTTATAAGGCAGGTTGGTATTGGAACGACGGGTTTATCGCTTCTAATACTCGCTTCATCTAGCTCCCAGGTTCTGCTGATTCTAATGGTGTCACCTTTCGTAATTCAATCGAAACTGGTTCAGCCTCTGACACTAAATCTATCACAACTTACTCTTTCTCTTGACACATAACCGATTATCAATTACGAGTTCAACCTATGTCATGTCTCTTCCTCATAACTTACCATCTCTGGGTTTCAGGTAACTGTCCCGCACAACTCTCAACATTTCCGGTTCTTTATGTATAACTTAAGTTGTATACTCAAAATAATTCAACCCACTACTGCTGCGCCactcttattattattctccAAGAATTTAGTCACTTTTCTAGGCTGACCAACTATCGTTCTGTCTCACCATTCGGAGGTTTTTAGTCGATCGCTCAATTGAAAATCACAAGGCTCACAACTCAGTAATGTACTACAATGAATGCTACGTGCTATTTACTACGCAAGGCAGTCAGAAATTTCGATTATCAGTGCGTGATTACCTCTAATCGGAGTATCTGCGATTCCAGCACCATCCGCTGTCATAGTGAACACGCGTCCCTGATGTTGTGcctttccagcttcttgattctttttcttttctggaCAATTCCAAGACAAATGCCCAGCTTCACCACAGTAATAGCATACACCTAAACCAGCCCTGCACGGAGTATTCGGGTGGTACTTTCCACACCTCCTACAAGTTAAATCATTCGGTGGGGTCTGAGCTTGCTTTCCTTTGCCTCTTCCCTGgctgttattattattgaatctCTGGAAGTTATTCTGACCCAAATGTGGTTGTGGGGTATAACCGCCTCGCTTAAAATCTTGTCCTCTAGGGGCGAAGTTCCTTCTGTGATCTCTCCTAACAAAAATTCGCTGATCACTCTTATCTGATGTCGCCTTTCTCAGACAATCCTCAGCAACTCTACTTTTGTTTACCAGTTCTGAAAACACTCTGATCTCCATTGGTGCAACGAAGCTCAGAATATCACTTCGAAGACCTCCCTCATACTTAATACATTTCCACTCAGCAAAATCATCAGGCGCACCTTGACAAATACGAGAAAAGCGACATAACTCCTCAAACCTGCTAGTATACTCAGCAACAGTAATCTGTCCCTGCTTTAACTGCATTAATTCAAGTTCTTTGGCATTTCTGGCTGAATTAGGAAAGTATTTCTTATAGAATTCTATTCAGAAAACCTCCCAAGGAATCACAGCGCCATCTGGCTGCAAGATACGTCGTGTCCCCTACCACCAATACTGAGCCTCACCCTGCAGCTGATAAGTTCCAAACTCAACCCATTGCTCCTCAGGAACCTGCTGAGCCTGCAGTGCCCGTTCTATAGCTTGAATCCAATTATCTGCATCTGTGGGATTTGAGGTTCCCCTAAAGGTCGGAGGGTGAACTTTCAGAAATGTAGCAAGTGTCATGGGACCGTCCTCATCATTATTGTTTCCGTGATTACCCTGGTTTATCTGATTACCCAGTGCCTCGGCTGTCACCTGCATAGCCACAGCCATATTTCCCAGGGCAGCCATGAAGTCTACTGGATCATTTCCTGCCAGGCCAGGAGTAACAGTGCCTATCCTACCTCTACCTCGGCCGCGACCGCGTCCGTGAGTCGACATCTGGTCCCTTcacacaccaaacaagtgatattaagttgatcaggcTCAATATCGCAAGTCTAATGCTTCAagttccaaatgcatgctcatgaacgtttatgccacatatatcaatcagatatcctaatagcacatacACACACCCAGAGTATGCCCAGAAGCATAATNNNNNNNNNNNNNNNNNNNNNNNNNNNNNNNNNNNNNNNNNNNNNNNNNNNNNNNNNNNNNNNNNNNNNNNNNNNNNNNNNNNNNNNNNNNNNNNNNNNNNNNNNNNNNNNNNNNNNNNNNNNNNNNNNNNNNNNNNNNNNNNNNNNNNNNNNNNNNNNNNNNNNNNNNNNNNNNNNNNNNNNNNNNNNNNNNNNNNNNNNNNNNNNNNNNNNNNNNNNNNNNNNNNNNNNNNNNNNNNNNNNNNNNNNNNNNNNNNNNNNNNNNNNNNNNNNNNNNNNNNNNNNNNNNNNNNNNNNNNNNNNNNNNNNNNNNNNNNNNNNNNNNNNNNNNNNNNNNNNNNNNNNNNNNNNNNNNNNNNNNNNNNNNNNNNNNNNNNNNNNNNNNNNNNNNNNNNNNNNNNNNNNNNNNNNNNNNNNNNNNNNNNNNNNNNNNNNNNNNNNNNNNNNNNNNNNNNNNNNNNNNNNNNNNNNNNNNNNNNNNNNNNNNNNNNNNNNNNNNNNNNNNNNNNNNNNNNNNNNNNNNNNNNNNNNNNNNNNNNNNNNNNNNNNNNNNNNNNNNNNNNNNNNNNNNNNNNNNNNNNNNNNNNNNNaacaacatagtatgggatgagaaccggaggttctcagtatggtaaaggtgcccgcattgttaatataaaaggtctcgggaaagccagaggcattcctagaacttCGACACTCAGATTTCCGCTTAAGAATTCAACTAAACCAGAAATTAGGTAAGTTGTCTAAGGTATTCTAATTCTGAATCTAACTTTAACCTAATAATTCACATTCTGTCTCCTCTAATCCTCCGAATCATTGGTGGAACAATCCTCTCTCCTCACACCTTCGCCAAGAAGGATTTCTCAGAAAACATACACATATAGTTCAAGCAAGAAAAGCACAGGTAGAGAAGcatttacagcaagtagaacaagtagcggATAAGCAGAATTAAATAgttaagcaaaccaaaacaatgcacactcaagcaaacaaacaaatgcatatgatgtatgcctgtcctatggctgatgagtctcatctgtcggttatacagccaacccgacaagtcctggtagttaaccattggacagtccctctgtgcgcgcatccccaagctcaataatattccatggagtcaaactccaagctcaaatataatattccatggagtcacactccaagctcaataGTATAGTATTTCATGGAGTcgaactccaagctcaataatatagtaCTCCATGGAGACGAACTCCAaacaagctcaataatatagtattccatggagacgaactccaagctcaatataatattcaatatttatatatatatgcatgcccatgggggaatccggggagttaaagtgcccggtcacatcttgcgacagagggtcaacaaatagtctcaaatacacaagtcacataataatctcttttccttttaaaatattacctcaaatcaaaattccaatttttaaagaaattttggCAATATCTCCTCTAAGACTCAAATTTctgccacccttcaagggtcccaactATCAAACCAAACACCTCTCAGTCATTCAAATCATGTCCAGTAACAAATTATTTCATAATCAAATGAATACCAATATTAAGTCTTTTTCCAAATCGACCAACTTCAACAGCGAATTATTGACAACAGCTAAACCTCACATTTTATACCATATACACAAATCCATCAATTATTCATTCATttcattcctatcttaaggtcttttagcctaagttttcacatgacattaaatattaactacgagaaaccaaaaccataacTTCGTAcggaatcaaaatattcaaaactCCGGAGAAGCTATCTGACTGAGctatcgaagaagaaaatgtcCAGTATCCTCTATGTCTCCTAAAATTTCCGTTGGTCAAACCCAAAAGAAAGAGGAACTACGTCACTATCAACTTCCACTAATTAAAAATTGTGCCAACGTATAGAGGAGGAGGTTACGAATACTCTTACCGAACTCTtaccggattagattttttattggagttacggatTTCAAAAAATTGAAGCCGGAGGTTCCGAAGGATTTACGTTCTCTCTCGGTCTTCTCTCtccgttttctttcttttctttcctctcgCATACGTTaatgatatatatatgattaataCAAATACGCCGCCTTagctttatttatattttatatacactTTATGAAAGGGAATTATAATAATAGATTATACTTATATAGAAGGAAGCTAAGaatgaattataataataatataatattatattacaaA comes from the Arachis duranensis cultivar V14167 chromosome 7, aradu.V14167.gnm2.J7QH, whole genome shotgun sequence genome and includes:
- the LOC107458094 gene encoding uncharacterized protein LOC107458094 is translated as MSTHGRGRGRGRGRIGTVTPGLAGNDPVDFMAALGNMAVAMQVTAEALGNQINQGNHGNNNDEDGPMTLATFLKVHPPTFRGTSNPTDADNWIQAIERALQAQQVPEEQWVEFGTYQLQARNAKELELMQLKQGQITVAEYTSRFEELCRFSRICQGAPDDFAEWKCIKYEGGLRSDILSFVAPMEIRVFSELVNKSRVAEDCLRKATSDKSDQRIFVRRDHRRNFAPRGQDFKRGGYTPQPHLGQNNFQRFNNNNSQGRGKGKQAQTPPNDLTCRRCGKYHPNTPCRAGLGVCYYCGEAGHLSWNCPEKKKNQEAGKAQHQGRVFTMTADGAGIADTPIRGNHALIIEISDCLA